A single region of the Nocardioides ochotonae genome encodes:
- a CDS encoding FecCD family ABC transporter permease — protein MSSTLDRPPAVPSAPQVRATRVSRGVVSALVLLALLALVALASLMWGARDISPSQVWAGLFSPVAGDNDHAVVRDLRVPRTLIGIVGGAALGAAGALLQGVTRNPIADPGLLGINAGASLAVVTAISALGVSSVAGYLWFGFAGAAIAAVVVYGAASLGWEGVTPIKLALVGAAFTATATSLSSVVLLTDRRTLGEYRFWQVGSLANRPLDVLVAVLPFVALGLLLALASGRVLNALALGDDVARGLGQDVARGRLLVVVAVVLLCGSAVALVGPIAFIGLAVPHLARVLVGPDYRWLVPLSALLGPVLLLAADVVGRLVVRPGELEAGLVVAVLGAPVLIGIVRRSRAVAA, from the coding sequence GTGAGCTCGACGCTCGACCGGCCCCCCGCCGTACCGTCCGCGCCGCAGGTCCGGGCCACCCGGGTCTCCCGTGGCGTGGTGAGCGCGCTGGTGCTGCTCGCGCTGCTGGCCCTCGTCGCGCTCGCCAGCCTGATGTGGGGCGCCCGCGACATCAGCCCCAGCCAGGTGTGGGCCGGTCTGTTCTCCCCGGTCGCCGGGGACAACGACCATGCGGTGGTGCGCGACCTGCGGGTGCCGCGCACCCTGATCGGCATCGTCGGTGGAGCCGCGCTCGGCGCCGCCGGGGCGCTGCTCCAGGGCGTCACCCGCAACCCGATCGCCGACCCCGGGCTGCTCGGCATCAACGCCGGCGCCTCCCTGGCGGTCGTCACCGCCATCTCCGCCCTCGGCGTCTCCTCGGTCGCCGGCTACCTGTGGTTCGGCTTCGCCGGGGCCGCGATCGCGGCGGTGGTGGTCTACGGCGCCGCCTCGCTCGGCTGGGAGGGCGTCACGCCGATCAAGCTCGCGCTGGTCGGGGCCGCGTTCACCGCGACCGCGACCTCGCTGAGCAGCGTCGTGCTGCTCACCGACCGTCGCACGCTGGGGGAGTACCGCTTCTGGCAGGTCGGCTCGCTGGCCAACCGCCCGCTCGACGTCCTGGTCGCGGTGCTGCCGTTCGTGGCGCTCGGCCTGCTGCTCGCGCTGGCCTCCGGGCGGGTGCTCAACGCGCTCGCGCTCGGTGACGACGTCGCCCGCGGCCTGGGCCAGGACGTCGCCCGCGGACGCCTGCTCGTCGTCGTGGCGGTGGTGCTGCTGTGCGGCTCGGCGGTCGCGCTGGTCGGCCCGATCGCGTTCATCGGCCTGGCGGTCCCGCACCTCGCCCGTGTGCTCGTCGGCCCCGACTACCGCTGGCTGGTGCCGCTCTCCGCGCTGCTCGGACCGGTGCTGCTGCTGGCCGCGGACGTGGTCGGGCGCCTCGTCGTACGACCCGGTGAGCTCGAGGCCGGGCTCGTCGTCGCCGTGCTCGGAGCCCCCGTGCTCATCGGCATCGTGCGCCGCTCGCGGGCGGTGGCCGCATGA
- a CDS encoding FecCD family ABC transporter permease, with amino-acid sequence MSAPTLLTGVSDERLEVAARGLRATRRHRRTRRAVVTLGLLAAAVALCLTSLMMGDYPLSAGQVLAAVAGSDAAPASFIITELRLPRVALGVLVGVAFGIAGALFQSVLRNPLASPDVIGISQGASAGAVAAILLGGASGALVSLSAIAGGAAVGLMLYAVAWRGGMTGHRFVLAGIGVAYVCSSVIGYLLTRSEVQQAQSALLWMTGSLAQADWSLVRSLALALLVLVPLVAAVARALDILLLGDDQARSLGRRPDLTRGLVIALGVALACVATAAAGPVAFVAFTAAPIARRLLGDGTLALLQAALVGVVLVVGADLVAQHLLPADMAVPVGVVTGAIGGPYLIWLMASGRARAA; translated from the coding sequence ATGAGCGCCCCCACGCTGCTGACCGGGGTCTCCGACGAGCGCCTCGAGGTCGCCGCCCGGGGCCTGCGCGCCACCCGTCGGCACCGGCGGACGCGGCGCGCGGTCGTCACCCTGGGCCTGCTCGCTGCGGCCGTGGCGCTGTGCCTGACCTCGCTGATGATGGGCGACTACCCGCTCTCGGCGGGCCAGGTGCTGGCCGCGGTCGCCGGCTCCGACGCCGCCCCGGCGTCCTTCATCATCACCGAGCTCCGCCTGCCCCGGGTTGCCCTCGGCGTGCTGGTCGGGGTCGCCTTCGGCATCGCCGGGGCACTGTTCCAGTCGGTGCTGCGCAACCCGCTGGCCAGCCCCGACGTCATCGGCATCTCCCAGGGCGCGAGCGCGGGCGCGGTCGCGGCGATCCTGCTCGGCGGCGCCAGCGGCGCGCTCGTCTCGCTCTCAGCGATCGCCGGGGGAGCGGCCGTCGGCCTGATGCTGTACGCCGTGGCGTGGCGCGGCGGGATGACCGGCCACCGCTTCGTGCTCGCGGGCATCGGGGTGGCCTACGTCTGCTCCTCGGTCATCGGCTACCTGCTGACCCGCAGCGAGGTGCAGCAGGCCCAGTCCGCGCTGCTGTGGATGACCGGCAGCCTGGCCCAGGCCGACTGGAGCCTGGTGCGCAGCCTGGCGCTCGCGCTGCTCGTGCTGGTCCCGCTCGTCGCCGCCGTGGCCCGCGCCCTCGACATCCTCCTGCTTGGCGACGACCAGGCCCGCAGCCTGGGCCGGCGCCCCGACCTGACGCGCGGGCTGGTGATCGCCCTGGGCGTCGCGCTCGCCTGCGTGGCCACCGCGGCCGCCGGGCCGGTCGCGTTCGTGGCGTTCACCGCTGCCCCGATCGCCCGGCGCCTGCTCGGCGACGGGACCCTGGCGCTGCTCCAGGCCGCCCTGGTCGGGGTGGTGCTGGTGGTCGGCGCCGACCTGGTCGCCCAGCACCTGCTCCCCGCCGACATGGCGGTCCCGGTCGGGGTCGTGACCGGAGCCATCGGCGGGCCCTACCTGATCTGGCTGATGGCCAGCGGCCGCGCCCGCGCGGCCTGA
- a CDS encoding ABC transporter ATP-binding protein produces the protein MTLTAHRSEETGARDEAPVSLVARGVQLAYDQRTVVHGVDLAVPSGQVTVIVGANGCGKSTLLRGLGRILRPSAGTVELDGTDLQRLRPRDVAAVLGLLPQQPIAPEGITVSDLVARGRHPHQGAFRRWSSTDADAVAAALALTDTHELAGRRVEELSGGQRQRVWVAMMLAQDPRIMLLDEPTTYLDIAHQVDLLDLLAELNATRGTTVVMVLHDLNLAARYAQHLVVMADGRLLREGPPAEVLDVECVREAFGLESRVIPDPVTGCPLVVPVGRYAGGAPTDPAARGPRPER, from the coding sequence ATGACCCTGACCGCGCACCGGTCCGAGGAGACCGGCGCCCGCGACGAGGCGCCGGTGTCGCTGGTCGCGCGCGGGGTGCAGCTGGCCTACGACCAGCGCACGGTCGTGCACGGCGTCGACCTCGCGGTCCCCTCGGGCCAGGTCACCGTGATCGTCGGGGCCAACGGCTGCGGCAAGTCCACGCTGCTGCGCGGCCTGGGCCGGATCCTGCGGCCCAGCGCCGGCACCGTCGAGCTCGACGGCACCGACCTGCAGCGGCTGCGCCCCCGCGACGTCGCCGCGGTGCTCGGGCTGCTGCCGCAGCAGCCGATCGCGCCCGAGGGGATCACCGTCAGCGACCTGGTCGCCCGCGGGCGCCACCCGCACCAGGGCGCGTTCCGGCGCTGGAGCTCGACCGACGCCGATGCCGTCGCCGCGGCGCTCGCGCTCACCGACACCCACGAGCTGGCCGGACGCCGGGTCGAGGAGCTGTCCGGCGGGCAGCGCCAGCGCGTCTGGGTGGCGATGATGCTCGCCCAGGACCCGCGCATCATGCTGCTCGACGAGCCCACGACGTACCTCGACATCGCCCACCAGGTCGACCTCCTCGACCTGCTCGCCGAGCTCAACGCCACCCGCGGCACCACGGTGGTGATGGTGCTGCACGACCTCAACCTCGCCGCGCGCTACGCCCAGCACCTGGTCGTGATGGCCGACGGGCGGCTGCTGCGCGAGGGCCCGCCCGCGGAGGTGCTCGACGTCGAGTGCGTGCGTGAGGCGTTCGGGCTGGAGTCGCGGGTGATCCCGGACCCGGTGACCGGCTGCCCCCTCGTCGTACCGGTCGGGCGGTACGCCGGGGGTGCGCCGACCGATCCCGCCGCCCGCGGCCCTCGACCCGAGCGGTGA
- a CDS encoding iron-siderophore ABC transporter substrate-binding protein: MTSVRQFPTRSRSRAALSLAAAALLALPLAACGSDDASDAPEAGASDSFEPVTIEHAFGETEIEEKPERVVTWGWGSPDAALALGVTPVAMEKLSYGASEDGFMPWQEEAFEESGETPIALTPGEAPPFEEIAAAEPDIILANYSGITEADYEKLSKIADTVAYPEEPWATPWRDVVTTVGEALGQSEEAEQLLEEIDAEVAAAAKENPEFKGKTIAAVAIDPSAFYVYRGADPRVEFLEDLGFTLAPSVDELDTEESTFYYTLSTEEVDKLTSDVLLSYVPTEQRAEEIAKDKTFKTMQQFRDGTVATVVGEDVVAAVSPPTALSLTWGLDVFVDELAAAVANVR; encoded by the coding sequence GTGACGTCCGTTCGCCAGTTCCCCACCCGGTCCCGCTCCCGCGCGGCCCTGTCGCTCGCGGCGGCCGCCCTGCTCGCCCTGCCGCTGGCCGCCTGCGGCTCCGACGACGCCTCGGACGCACCCGAGGCGGGCGCCAGCGACTCCTTCGAGCCCGTGACCATCGAGCACGCCTTCGGCGAGACCGAGATCGAGGAGAAGCCCGAGCGGGTCGTGACCTGGGGCTGGGGCTCCCCGGACGCCGCCCTGGCGCTCGGCGTCACCCCGGTCGCGATGGAGAAGCTCAGCTACGGCGCCTCCGAGGACGGCTTCATGCCGTGGCAGGAGGAGGCCTTCGAGGAGTCCGGCGAGACGCCCATCGCGCTGACCCCCGGCGAGGCGCCGCCGTTCGAGGAGATCGCGGCCGCTGAGCCCGACATCATCCTCGCGAACTACTCCGGCATCACCGAGGCCGACTACGAGAAGCTCTCGAAGATCGCCGACACCGTGGCCTACCCCGAGGAGCCCTGGGCGACGCCGTGGCGCGACGTGGTGACCACCGTCGGCGAGGCGCTCGGCCAGTCCGAGGAGGCCGAGCAGCTGCTCGAGGAGATCGACGCCGAGGTCGCCGCGGCGGCCAAGGAGAACCCCGAGTTCAAGGGCAAGACCATCGCCGCCGTCGCGATCGACCCCAGCGCGTTCTACGTCTACCGCGGCGCCGACCCGCGCGTGGAGTTCCTCGAGGACCTCGGCTTCACCCTCGCCCCCAGCGTGGACGAGCTCGACACCGAGGAGTCGACGTTCTACTACACGCTCAGCACCGAGGAGGTCGACAAGCTGACCTCCGACGTGCTGCTGTCCTACGTCCCGACCGAGCAGCGGGCCGAGGAGATCGCGAAGGACAAGACCTTCAAGACCATGCAGCAGTTCCGTGACGGCACCGTCGCCACGGTGGTCGGCGAGGACGTCGTGGCCGCCGTCTCGCCGCCGACCGCGCTGTCGCTGACCTGGGGTCTCGACGTCTTCGTGGACGAGCTCGCCGCCGCGGTCGCCAACGTCCGCTGA
- a CDS encoding serine/threonine-protein kinase: protein MSELPASRAAAKVGDYTLLAKIGEGGMGVVHLARHDDGHRVALKVMRPHIVGDDEARARLAREVSSLELIRSRWVAEILDADPWAEVPYVATRYVPGLSLHDHVVEEGPITGPDLLWFAAGLAEGVASVHAAGVLHRDIKPSNVLMEGRTPILIDFGLARVADDPRLTHTGWLLGTPGYLAPEILYGDDATAASDIHSWAATVAYAGTGRPPFGRGPAMAIMDRVRRGEHDVSGLPDDLPEDLRGLVEAALDPDPALRPSLADVLHRLRPRTTRSTAPVPPPPAAEDLHTVPIALASHQAAYQPTGRVAEPEDDWDEDRWDEDGWSDDPPPTRVETQHATRFLPRVEEHPHEHDRDDWDDWGAPVEPATPQAGFAERARRAVLWAGAAAGVGVGVAAYPWLASAVVLTVVWLLRSGSLIASAVGDRRRLRGRRWYDGPQLLLSAPWGLVRSIPSTLVLALWSAGLAAAAGLICYAFATAVPATLLVCGTVLGLALACGPGGNRVRRPLARLVHPAAATGASWVLAAGVLAALVGVLAWQLQDGGPRWAPATEQPLPGLPGLPWDDTSS from the coding sequence GTGTCAGAGCTCCCGGCCTCCCGCGCCGCCGCGAAGGTGGGGGACTACACCCTGCTGGCCAAGATCGGCGAGGGCGGGATGGGCGTGGTCCACCTCGCCCGCCACGACGACGGGCACCGCGTCGCGCTGAAGGTGATGCGCCCGCACATCGTCGGCGACGACGAGGCGCGCGCCCGGCTGGCCCGCGAGGTCAGCTCCCTGGAGCTGATCCGCAGCCGCTGGGTGGCGGAGATCCTCGACGCCGACCCGTGGGCCGAGGTGCCCTACGTCGCCACCCGCTACGTCCCCGGCCTCTCGCTGCACGACCACGTGGTCGAGGAGGGGCCGATCACCGGCCCGGACCTCCTCTGGTTCGCCGCCGGGCTCGCCGAGGGCGTCGCCAGCGTCCACGCCGCCGGCGTCCTGCACCGCGACATCAAGCCCTCCAACGTGCTGATGGAGGGGCGCACCCCGATCCTCATCGACTTCGGGCTGGCCCGGGTCGCCGACGACCCGCGGCTGACCCACACCGGCTGGCTGCTCGGCACCCCGGGCTACCTGGCCCCCGAGATCCTCTACGGCGACGACGCCACCGCCGCCTCCGACATCCACTCCTGGGCGGCCACCGTCGCCTACGCCGGCACCGGTCGCCCGCCGTTCGGGCGCGGCCCGGCGATGGCGATCATGGACCGGGTGCGCCGCGGTGAGCACGACGTCAGCGGCCTGCCCGACGACCTGCCCGAGGACCTGCGCGGTCTCGTCGAGGCGGCCCTCGACCCCGACCCCGCGCTCCGGCCGAGCCTCGCCGACGTGCTGCACCGGCTGCGCCCGCGCACCACCCGGTCCACCGCCCCGGTCCCGCCGCCGCCCGCGGCCGAGGACCTCCACACCGTGCCGATCGCGCTGGCGTCGCACCAGGCGGCGTACCAGCCGACGGGCCGGGTCGCCGAGCCCGAGGACGACTGGGACGAGGACCGCTGGGACGAGGACGGGTGGAGCGACGACCCGCCGCCCACCCGCGTCGAGACCCAGCACGCCACCCGGTTCCTCCCGCGGGTCGAGGAGCACCCGCACGAGCACGACCGGGACGACTGGGACGACTGGGGGGCACCCGTCGAGCCCGCGACGCCGCAGGCTGGGTTCGCCGAGCGCGCGCGCCGCGCGGTGCTGTGGGCCGGTGCCGCGGCCGGCGTGGGCGTCGGCGTCGCGGCGTACCCCTGGCTGGCGAGCGCCGTGGTGCTCACCGTGGTCTGGCTGCTGCGCAGCGGGTCGCTGATCGCGAGCGCGGTCGGTGACCGGCGCCGGCTGCGCGGACGGCGTTGGTACGACGGGCCGCAGCTGCTGCTGAGCGCTCCGTGGGGGCTGGTGCGCTCGATCCCCAGCACCCTGGTGCTGGCGCTGTGGAGCGCCGGGCTGGCCGCGGCCGCCGGGCTGATCTGCTACGCCTTCGCCACCGCGGTGCCGGCCACGCTGCTCGTGTGCGGGACGGTGCTCGGGCTCGCGCTCGCCTGCGGCCCCGGCGGCAACCGGGTGCGCCGTCCGCTCGCGCGACTGGTCCACCCGGCCGCGGCGACCGGTGCGAGCTGGGTGCTCGCCGCCGGCGTGCTCGCGGCCCTCGTCGGCGTACTCGCCTGGCAGCTGCAGGACGGCGGCCCGCGCTGGGCCCCCGCCACCGAGCAGCCCCTCCCCGGCCTCCCCGGCCTGCCCTGGGACGACACCAGCTCCTGA
- a CDS encoding TetR/AcrR family transcriptional regulator produces the protein MSDPRPLPLLGSAPVERSDAARNRERLLEAAQRLIREDGPDHLTMEALASAAGVGKGTVFRRFGSRAGLMAAVLDFSEAEWQAAVIGGPPPLGPGAPPWDRLVAFGRSRLERVLEAADLIRAAGFTDARSAAVHSFAALHVHHLLAELDTPGDLPLLATALLAPLEQPVLHNQVTVEGIDVDRIHAAWVDLASRVVGR, from the coding sequence ATGTCCGATCCCCGTCCGCTGCCGCTGCTCGGCTCCGCCCCGGTGGAGCGCAGCGACGCCGCGCGCAACCGGGAGCGGCTGCTCGAGGCCGCCCAGCGGCTGATCCGCGAGGACGGCCCCGATCACCTGACGATGGAGGCGCTCGCGAGCGCCGCCGGCGTGGGCAAGGGGACGGTCTTCCGGCGCTTCGGCTCCCGCGCGGGCCTGATGGCCGCGGTCCTGGACTTCTCCGAGGCGGAGTGGCAGGCCGCGGTGATCGGCGGACCGCCACCGCTGGGCCCGGGCGCGCCGCCCTGGGACCGGCTGGTCGCGTTCGGCCGCTCCCGCCTGGAGCGGGTGCTGGAGGCCGCCGACCTGATCCGGGCGGCCGGCTTCACCGACGCGCGCTCCGCGGCCGTGCACTCCTTCGCCGCGCTCCACGTGCACCACCTGCTCGCCGAGCTCGACACCCCCGGCGACCTGCCGCTGCTCGCTACCGCGCTGCTCGCGCCCCTCGAGCAGCCGGTGCTGCACAACCAGGTCACCGTCGAGGGCATCGACGTGGACCGCATCCACGCCGCCTGGGTGGACCTGGCCTCCCGCGTCGTCGGCCGCTGA
- a CDS encoding NAD(P)H-dependent oxidoreductase: MTTTRVAILVGSLRADSLNRKVAEKLAAEAPEGVTLSIVDGLEQLPFYNEELDAGDAPAAAVAVRQAVAEADRVLAVTPEYNGTMPAVLNNAIDWLSRPYGGGALSGKPFAVIGVTPTPYGGKWAHNDTARSANIAGAVVLEDVTVSQSALEVDVLNDAEVFAKLQAAVQALVDYSETAAA, encoded by the coding sequence GTGACCACCACCCGTGTCGCCATCCTCGTCGGCAGCCTGCGCGCCGACTCGCTGAACCGCAAGGTCGCCGAGAAGCTCGCCGCCGAGGCTCCCGAGGGCGTGACCCTCTCGATCGTCGACGGTCTCGAGCAGCTGCCGTTCTACAACGAGGAGCTCGACGCCGGTGACGCGCCGGCCGCCGCCGTCGCGGTGCGCCAGGCCGTCGCCGAGGCCGACCGGGTCCTGGCCGTCACCCCGGAGTACAACGGCACCATGCCGGCCGTGCTCAACAACGCCATCGACTGGCTCTCGCGCCCGTACGGCGGCGGCGCCCTCTCCGGCAAGCCGTTCGCGGTCATCGGCGTCACCCCCACGCCGTACGGCGGCAAGTGGGCGCACAACGACACCGCCCGCTCGGCGAACATCGCCGGCGCCGTCGTGCTCGAGGACGTCACGGTCTCCCAGTCGGCCCTCGAGGTCGACGTGCTCAACGACGCGGAGGTCTTCGCGAAGCTGCAGGCCGCCGTGCAGGCGCTGGTGGACTACTCCGAGACCGCCGCGGCCTGA
- a CDS encoding amidase: MADLHDLTALEQGVLVRRREVSPLELAEHYLERADRLDSVGAFVTLTADRAREAARDLGAGAPEGAGPLHGVPSAIKDLNLTAGVRTTFGSAAYDDHVPEISDGVTLAMEAAGLVSLGKTSTPEFGSPCYTEPDVAPPSVTPWDRTRGAGGSSGGAAAAVAAGLVPLAQGSDGGGSIRIPASCCGLVGLKPSRGRISGFPMYGDPIGLGTAGSLARTVRDAAALLDALAGRRSGDPFWAPPSGGPFLAACDREPGRLRVARFVAPVIADAPVDPECVQAWEDASRLLESLGHDVEDVAVPLPPEAVGVFETCWAVLTALSTAPAGREEQLRPLTRWLTERGRAVSGPEFGLAIGALRRFAADALTALAPYDVVLTPTLAAPPVRVGALRDDADPQADFEAQKAFTPWTSAWNVTGMPAVSLPLHWTPEGLPVGVMLAARPAEEELLLSLSAQVEAAAPWGHRRAPGW; this comes from the coding sequence ATGGCCGACCTCCACGACCTGACCGCGCTCGAGCAGGGCGTCCTGGTGCGCCGCCGCGAGGTGTCGCCCCTCGAGCTCGCCGAGCACTACCTCGAACGCGCCGACCGACTCGACTCGGTCGGCGCGTTCGTCACGCTCACCGCCGATCGGGCCCGGGAGGCCGCCCGCGACCTCGGCGCCGGTGCGCCCGAGGGCGCCGGACCGCTGCACGGCGTCCCGAGCGCGATCAAGGACCTCAACCTCACCGCCGGGGTCCGCACCACCTTCGGGTCGGCCGCCTACGACGACCACGTCCCGGAGATCTCCGACGGCGTCACGCTGGCGATGGAGGCCGCGGGCCTGGTGAGCCTGGGCAAGACGAGCACGCCCGAGTTCGGCTCGCCCTGCTACACCGAGCCGGACGTCGCCCCGCCGTCGGTGACGCCCTGGGACCGCACCCGGGGCGCGGGCGGGTCCTCCGGCGGCGCCGCGGCCGCGGTCGCGGCCGGGCTGGTCCCGCTCGCCCAGGGCTCCGACGGCGGCGGCTCGATCCGGATCCCGGCCTCCTGCTGCGGGCTCGTGGGGCTCAAGCCGAGCCGCGGGCGGATCAGCGGGTTCCCGATGTACGGCGACCCGATCGGGCTGGGCACCGCCGGCTCGCTCGCGCGCACCGTGCGCGACGCCGCGGCACTGCTCGACGCGCTGGCCGGCCGACGCAGCGGCGACCCCTTCTGGGCGCCACCGTCCGGCGGCCCGTTCCTCGCCGCCTGCGACCGGGAGCCCGGACGGCTCCGGGTCGCGCGCTTCGTCGCGCCGGTGATCGCCGACGCCCCGGTCGACCCGGAGTGCGTGCAGGCGTGGGAGGACGCCTCGCGGCTGCTGGAGTCGCTGGGCCACGACGTCGAGGACGTCGCCGTACCGCTGCCGCCGGAGGCGGTCGGGGTCTTCGAGACCTGCTGGGCGGTGTTGACCGCACTGTCCACGGCCCCCGCCGGCCGCGAGGAGCAGCTGCGCCCGCTCACCCGCTGGCTCACCGAGCGCGGCCGGGCGGTGAGCGGGCCGGAGTTCGGCCTGGCGATCGGGGCCCTGCGCCGCTTCGCCGCCGACGCGCTCACCGCGCTGGCGCCGTACGACGTGGTGCTGACGCCGACGCTGGCCGCCCCGCCGGTGCGGGTCGGGGCGCTGCGCGACGACGCGGACCCGCAGGCGGACTTCGAGGCGCAGAAGGCCTTCACCCCGTGGACCTCGGCGTGGAACGTCACCGGCATGCCGGCGGTCTCGCTGCCGCTGCACTGGACGCCCGAGGGGCTCCCGGTCGGGGTGATGCTCGCGGCCCGCCCGGCCGAGGAGGAGCTGCTGCTGTCGCTGTCCGCCCAGGTCGAGGCCGCCGCGCCGTGGGGTCACCGCCGGGCGCCGGGATGGTGA
- a CDS encoding ABC transporter substrate-binding protein produces MRAQWRWRPIGRSVVVGGVLALVLAGCGSGGAGGGGSAENDTTPQRGGTVTIDWVANPTSLDPLKYNVFGTYNLVGLVYNTLYRWSEDGELENELATAEPTISKDGLTLTIPVREGVRFHDGSPLSAEDVAFTLETVLDPANASIWFAGLSPITEVDTPDEQTVVVKLARRHDVLAGVLAQVPIISSEQDYAPSDTYARTMMGTGPFRFVSWDQGVQVELERNEDYFVEGRPYLDGVVMRTVSEDAARMANLASGAADVMPMVPFNQVENLKKRDVEVEVTPRSALMPTLFPSMTPGRPTADPAFRRAVAWAIDRGALVDTVFQGVAEPASTVLADGTPNWDAELGTTYGEDADLAKARAALAESGVAEGTPIELIVRNEPLSISLGTVIQANLRELGLDATLSPQESAAYLPRLFSGDFDLVMLNIEAGLSSGYTPIYAFSAMHSESSANYTGFADAELDRLLVEAIGAPEDPAAAWRAVQARELEVVPLIPTVTARYVEAYSPRLRGHTASSLFSLRDLDRAWLAD; encoded by the coding sequence ATGCGCGCTCAGTGGAGGTGGCGTCCGATCGGGCGCTCGGTGGTCGTGGGAGGCGTGCTCGCGCTCGTCCTGGCCGGATGCGGATCGGGAGGTGCAGGCGGAGGCGGCAGCGCGGAGAACGACACGACGCCGCAGCGTGGCGGCACCGTCACCATCGACTGGGTGGCCAACCCGACCAGCCTCGACCCGCTGAAGTACAACGTCTTCGGCACCTACAACCTGGTCGGGCTGGTCTACAACACCCTCTACCGCTGGAGCGAGGACGGCGAGCTGGAGAACGAGCTGGCCACCGCCGAGCCGACGATCAGCAAGGACGGCCTGACGCTCACGATCCCGGTCCGCGAGGGCGTGCGGTTCCACGACGGCTCGCCGCTCAGCGCCGAGGACGTCGCGTTCACCCTCGAGACCGTGCTGGATCCCGCGAACGCCTCGATCTGGTTCGCCGGGCTCTCGCCGATCACCGAGGTCGACACCCCGGACGAGCAGACGGTCGTCGTGAAGCTCGCGCGCCGCCACGACGTCCTGGCCGGTGTCCTCGCCCAGGTCCCGATCATCTCCAGCGAGCAGGACTACGCGCCCTCCGACACCTATGCCCGCACCATGATGGGCACCGGGCCGTTCCGGTTCGTCTCCTGGGACCAGGGGGTCCAGGTGGAGCTCGAGCGCAACGAGGACTACTTCGTCGAGGGGCGGCCCTATCTCGACGGGGTCGTGATGCGCACCGTCTCCGAGGACGCCGCCCGGATGGCCAACCTCGCCAGCGGTGCCGCCGACGTCATGCCGATGGTGCCGTTCAACCAGGTGGAGAACCTGAAGAAGCGCGACGTCGAGGTCGAGGTGACGCCCCGCTCGGCGTTGATGCCGACGCTCTTCCCGTCCATGACGCCCGGCCGCCCGACCGCCGACCCGGCCTTCCGACGGGCCGTGGCTTGGGCGATCGACCGGGGTGCGCTCGTCGACACGGTGTTCCAAGGGGTCGCCGAGCCCGCCTCCACCGTGCTGGCCGACGGTACGCCGAACTGGGACGCCGAGCTCGGCACGACGTACGGCGAGGACGCCGACCTCGCGAAGGCCCGGGCCGCGCTGGCCGAGTCCGGGGTGGCGGAGGGTACGCCCATCGAGCTGATCGTGCGCAACGAGCCGCTGAGCATCTCCCTCGGCACCGTCATCCAGGCGAACCTGCGTGAGCTCGGCCTGGACGCGACCCTCTCCCCGCAGGAGTCGGCCGCTTACCTGCCCCGGCTGTTCTCGGGGGACTTCGACCTGGTGATGCTCAACATCGAGGCCGGGCTGTCCTCGGGCTACACGCCGATCTACGCGTTCTCCGCGATGCACTCGGAGTCCAGCGCCAACTACACCGGGTTCGCCGACGCCGAGCTGGACCGGCTGCTCGTCGAGGCCATCGGCGCCCCCGAGGACCCTGCGGCCGCCTGGCGCGCCGTCCAGGCCCGCGAGCTCGAGGTGGTGCCGCTGATCCCGACCGTGACGGCGCGGTACGTCGAGGCGTACTCGCCCCGGCTGCGAGGGCACACGGCGTCCTCGTTGTTCAGCCTGCGCGACCTCGACCGCGCCTGGCTCGCCGACTAG
- a CDS encoding YybH family protein has product MIASPARTPLDTATLMLDSLRDRSLEGVLDCFDKAEDTYVFVEGPRWTNKGGERIHQGWRDYFEAPILLLDWRWTEGPAVFESGDLATVCGVIEYQFEGAGTPRPLPMRMTWVVRRGEDLVWRIVHEHGSQPLEDPYGTGDWLVESAQA; this is encoded by the coding sequence ATGATCGCTTCGCCCGCACGCACCCCCCTGGACACCGCCACGCTGATGCTCGACTCGCTGCGCGACCGCAGCCTGGAGGGGGTGCTGGACTGCTTCGACAAGGCCGAGGACACCTACGTCTTCGTCGAGGGCCCGCGCTGGACCAACAAGGGTGGTGAGCGCATCCACCAGGGCTGGCGCGACTACTTCGAGGCCCCGATCCTCCTGCTCGACTGGCGCTGGACCGAGGGCCCCGCGGTCTTCGAGAGCGGCGACCTGGCCACCGTCTGCGGCGTCATCGAGTACCAGTTCGAGGGCGCCGGCACCCCGCGTCCGCTGCCGATGCGGATGACCTGGGTCGTACGCCGTGGCGAGGACCTGGTCTGGCGGATCGTGCACGAGCACGGCTCGCAGCCGCTCGAGGACCCGTACGGCACCGGCGACTGGCTGGTCGAGTCCGCCCAGGCCTGA